ACACGGATGAGCTCGGACTGCGCGACATCGGGATGAAGCTGACCGACCGCGGCTATGTCGTCGTGGATAAAAAGGGTCAAACCAGCATTCCGAATGTATACGCGATCGGAGACATCGTCGAAGGACCGGCTCTCGCTCACAAGGCATCGTATGAGGGCAAGGTCGCAGCGGAAGCGATCGCGGGTCATCCAGCAGAAGTCGATTACAAGGCCATCCCGGCCGTCGTTTTCTCTGATCCGGAGATTGCCAGCGTCGGCATCAGCGAGAGCCAGGCGAAAGAGCAAGGAATTGACTACGTAGCGGGACGGTTCCCGTTTGCAGCCAATGGCCGCGCGCTGTCCGTCAATGCAGGCGAAGGCTTTGTCAAACTGATTGCTGACAAAGAAACCAAGATCGTGCTGGGCGCACAAATCGTGGGACCAGAGGCATCCAACATCATCGCCGAGATTGGGCTGGCGATCGAGATGGGCGCTACGCTGGAAGACATCGAACTGACGATCCACGCTCATCCGACTTTGGGTGAAGTGACGATGGAAGCCGCTGAACTGGCTTTGGGACGTCCGATCCACGTAATGAAGTAACGATTGAATAGTCCCCCTGTATCTGATGTAGATGCAGGGGGATATTTTTTGCAACCCCTTTCCACACTTTCGCAATTATTGTAAAATAGTGGCAGGATAGTCCGGTGGGGGTTGGCAGCATGGAAATCACGCAGAAAATGATCGATGATGTCCGTCAACAGCTTGAAGTAGCCGTGAGAGAATCAGGATATAATTTTCTCGATCCGGAAATCGTCAAGATCAGTCAGCAGCTTGATAAACTAATCGTGGCTCATATGACGCAGGATTCCAAACGCCCATAGCCGGGCGTTTTTCACTTGTTCAGGGGATAGATCAGATGGAGTGCCCTCTCGTTTGCCTGAATGGATATCCCTTCAGAAAAATAGCTGGGGTACAAGGTGAACTGCCGAACGGTCATCTGCTCGGGAGAACCGTCGTCGAAGACGAGCGTCTGCTGCGTCTCCTCCTCCGTCATGAAGAAGCCGGGTGTGATCGTCTTCAGGCAGGCGACCAATTCTTCCGGTGAGTAAAGCGCGAGAGTAATCCGCTCCGCTTCCTGAACGAACCGCGGCGCGATCGTTTCCCATATGGTTTCAAAGAATAGCTGCCAGTAGCTGGAGAGGAACAGGGAAAAGCGTCCTTTTACAAAATCGGCGTCCTCTTTTGCGTCCTGGAAGATAGGTTCGGCAGAGTCGCTCGAATTGCTTCCGTCCCGCAGTGAGCCCAAGCTATGTAATACGGTTAGAGGAGACAACCGGACAAAATAGTCATATTGATCTTCGATGGACGTGACTCCTTTTGTCTGGAGCGGACTGAGAAAATCGGGCACCCCGCTCCGGAACAAGGGGGAAAAATACTCCCATTCCGTCCAAATCCGTTCCTCACGAAAGCCGCTTCGCATCTCCTCGGCCCAAGAAGCCTGCCGACTGCTTGCGGGACTGCGGGTCAACAGGTGAAGACTGGCTGCGAGTTCGAATAAAGGAGAGATACTGTACGTGATCGTATGAGAAAGAGGGACGCTGCCCGAGAGAGGAACTGAAATCATGATTGTTGACCTCCATCCTGGATACTTCTACCATCATAGTTCATTTTTGTGGGACAATTCAATCTTCATGCCGCAAAAAAGAGGAAGGATAGCGGTTATCCTTCCCGGGTTTTGATTTGACGGCTGTGATTCTCCTGTTTCACCTTTTTGGAGCCGGGCATAGGCTCGCCGGTCCGTTCTATCGGCTCGTAGGTGTTGTTGTAGGTTTCGTGCGGATTTTCATCCAGCATATGATCTTCTCTCATGATCAATCAGCTCCTTCCTCGTTTATCATGCCGTAATCCGCTAGTGACGAACCATAGGAAATGCTGGTATTCTATAAGGAAGTGTTTGTCCGTGGGGCATAGCCCGCAACACTCCCGCGGTCTGGGAAATATTTTGTTATAGGCGGACAGGCTTGATTGACTTAGGATGAATGTAAAGAATATGGGGTTTACGTCGGAAAGGAGATGACTGTATGCCGATATTGATTGCTCCCATCTTCAATACTACGACGGCGAAAGCGATAAACATCGAACTTCGCAAACCGTTCCATCTTGTTTCAGGCGTAGAAAAACCTTATAATGTAGCCTCGCGCTATTTGCGCAACCAGATGGATGAGAGCCGCCATTTATTTGATCGGAAAGTAGACAAAACCAGTCTCTTTCTCGTGGCGGAGTATCCTGAAATGATGATTTCGGATGAAAAAGACTGGATAGAGGAGATTGAGAACAAGCTCAATCTGGCCAGCACGACGAGCGGAATCTGTTCGATCCCCTACGTGATTACAGCCAATCCCCCGGTTTTTGGGATTACCTATCTCAAGCGTTCCTTTGACGGCCCGAAATACCTATTCGACGATCAGGAACAGGCGATCTTTTTGGCATTGATGGAAGAGGGACGGTCATTGCCTTCCTTGGCGGTGCGCCGCTACTCCCTGTCACTGGAAAAAAAGAGTCTGGAAGACCAATTGCTCGATTTGTGGATTTCCCTGGAATCGCTCTTTGCCCCGGATGGGAAGAAGGGCGAAATCACATACAAGCTGCGCTTCCGCATGGCGTATTACTTCGGAGAGACACAGGAAAAGCGGGAACAGATCGCGGAATTTGTCCGGAAGTCGTACAATCATCGTTCAGAAGTGGTCCACAGCGGAAAAGAGCTGGGCAAAGGCTTGGCTAACGAGGTAAGGCTGCTTCGGCAGATGGCTCGCGCTGTGATTTTAAATACGGCAATGGAAAAAATTTCCTTGCATGAGCTTCGCAAGCGCCTGGATGAACAGGTTTTGGCGGGAACCAGCTACGCGCTTCGCTACAAACCCGCTTTTTTTGAAAATGTCACCTTTGACAGCTGATAGGCAGGAGGACCCGTAATGAGTGTGTTAATCGTCGAAAATTTATCGCATGGTTTTGCGGATCGCGTATTGTTCCGCGATGTCTCATTCCGTTTGCAGCCCAATGACCGGGTAGGTCTGGTAGGCGCGAACGGGACGGGCAAATCGACCATGATGGGGATCTTGACAAAGCAGTTGATCCCCGATTCCGGAAAGATCGAATGGATGCCCAAAATCCAATACGGCTATTTGGATCAGCATACAAAGCTGCAAGCAGGCAAAACGATTCGCGATGTATTGAAAGAGGCATTTCTTCCGTTGCTGGAAGAAGAGGCCGAGATGCTGGCGATTGGGGAGAAGATGGCGGATGCCACGCCAGAAGAGTTGGAAGAGCTTCTGGAGCGGATGGGAGAAATTCAGGATCGGCTGGAGAATAGCGGTTTTTACCTGATCGATGCCAAGGTGGATGAAATCGCCAATGCGCTCGGCCTGAGCGCGATCGGGCTGGATCGGGATGTCGCTTCCCTGTCCGGGGGTCAGCGTACCAAGGTGCTACTGGCCAAGCTGCTCCTGGAACAACCAAGCGTCCTGCTTCTCGACGAGCCGACCAACTACCTGGACGAAGAGCACATCGTCTGGCTCAAAGGCTATTTGAAGGAATATCCGTATGCCTTTATCCTGATTTCCCATGACACTTCCTTTATGAACGAAGTCGTCAACGTGATTTACCATCTGGAATTCACCAAATTGAACCGTTATACCGGCAACTACGAGTCTTTTTTGGCTCAGGCCGAGATGAAGCGTTCCCAGCATTTTGACGCCTATGAAAAGCAGCAGGAGGAAATCTCCAAGATGGAGGATTTCATCGCGCGCAACAAGGCACGGGCGTCTACCTCCGGACGGGCAAAAAGCCGCCAAAAACAGCTGGAGAAAATCGAGCGCATCGACAAGCCGGAAACGGCGGCCAAGCCGACCTTTATCTTCAAGGAATCTCGGGCGAGCAGCCGTTTTGTCTTTACCGCCGAGGATTTGGCGATCGGCTACACGCATCCGCTGTTGCCCAAGCTGACGGTCAGTCTCGAGCGCGGGGAAAAGGTAGCGGTAGTGGGGATGAACGGCGTGGGGAAATCGACGCTGCTGAAGACCGTCCTCGGCTTGATCCCGCCACTCGGCGGCAAGCTGGATCGTGGAGATTTTCTGCATCCCGCGTATTTCGAGCAGGAGGTAAAGGCAAGGCCGATCACTGCGCTCGATGAAGTGTGGAACGAGTTCCCGCACATGAACAATCACGAAGTGCGCGGAGCCTTGGCGCGGTGCGGTCTGAAAAACGAGCATATCAATCGCGCGATGACGGCGCTGTCCGGGGGCGAGCAGGCGAAGGTCCGGTTGTGCAAGCTGTTGCAGAGGGAATCCAACTGGCTGGTGTTCGACGAGCCGACGAACCATCTGGACGTCGTCGCCAAGGAAGAGCTGAAGCGGGCCTTGCGTGAATTCAAAGGCACCATATTGCTGGTTTGCCACGAACCGGAGTTTTATGAGGATTGGGTCACGCAAGTCTGGAATGTGGAAGAGTGGAGCCACAATCAGGCGAAGACCGCGATCAAGCTGTAAGGAACACAAATAAAAAACAGGCAGCCGTATACAGGCAGCCTGTTTTTTTGTGGGCAGAGGCCGACGCAGCAAAAATGTGGCCGGATATATGAGGTGGAGCCTGCGCGGCTCGGGTGAAGTGAAGAAGCGCTGGATTGCCCGCCCACCTACAGCACCGCCCAGGCATTGGGCAGAAAACGGCCGCGATAGTAGGGGCAGGAGGTCTTGGTGATCGCTTCGTTATTGTGCAGCATCATGGAGCTGGAACCGCCATCCATCGCCATCGCTGTCACCACGCCGCGTTCCGCCAGAATATCAGCGACATCATTCATGCTGGCTCCGATCGAGTGGCCTGGCTGTCGCCCGTCGATCACCAGAAAGACGATGGTTCCGTCTTCTTTTTGTCCGATCGCAGTACGCGGTTGGATGCCCCAGCTCTTCGCGGGCTTGTCCGCAAACAGGTTCTTCCCGTCTACGATCAGCTGCGGACGGAAGCTCATTGCGTCCTTTACGCCCATCTCGATCAATTGCTGTGCCGTATAATTGCCCGTGATCAGCTTTCCGTCAAAGGTGATGCCGAGCGCGGTCTCGCTTCCTTTGGCGTTGTAGCTTTGCAGGATCTTTCCATCCTTGATCACCAGTCCGTTTGCTTTGGCTCCTTTGCCGTATCCGTCGGGATCGTGAAAGCCGCTGGCGTTTACGATGCCCAGGGCGTTGTGCTTTTTGACGAACTCATCCAGCAAATCGCCGCGGTCCGTCCGTGTCGTGACGAGCAGCTGGACCCGCTTGGGGTCGCTGATATACATGAGTTTCCCTTTAAAATAATAATTGCCGCGCTTTTCATCGATTTCTTCGATTTCAATCAGTTCTCTCTGCGGGAGCGGCTCCTCTGTCACTTTGGGCTTTTCTTCGGCAGCGGCGATTGCATCGGCGGAATTAATCACGACCGGATTGCGGATTTGCTGCCGAAGCTCCTCCAGCTTTTCTTCCGGTAAAAACGTATACGGGGCCCAGTAATCATGCTGGGTGGTCAACAGCGTGCCCGCTGCCCATTCACGCAGCTCTTCGCCTTTTTCCGTCGCGAAGAGAAAGGTGATGCCGAGCAGCATACAGGTGACAAACGTCATCGTCCCAGCCAGCAGCATTCGTTTCAGCATCCGCCACAGCCGATTGCGGCGCTGTTGTCTCCTTCTTGTACGAGTGCGGGATAATGTCTGCATGCAAGATCCTTCCCATCTATGAATCAAAAGTTCTATTTACATTGACGATCACCGGGTCAAAAAGTTTCGTTCAAATAGAGAAGTAGAGAAGGAACTTTGCGGGCAAAATACAGGCAGGAGGTGATGAGGATGCGCGGCTATGATGCTGAGTTTCAAAATGAAGTGGAGGCGTATCGGCAAAACCCTCCCGGAACTGTGAACCAACGGACGGAAAAAGACCGGCACGACAAGATGGAGGAGCGGGAAACCCGCCTGGACTCAAATAACCGCTGATGGCTTGAGCGAAAACCTCCGGGGTTTCGCTCTTTTTATGCGGAGGGTGACGCCTCTGCGAGGACGGCTGGATTGGACCCTGGCCGATTGTTTCGCGTTGGGGCAAATTGTGGTAAGCTTACCCAAGCAAGATTATCCATGCCAGGAGGGTTTCTGTGAGTACCACATTTGCTGATTTTTCACTGAGCGCACCGCTTTTGGAAGCGCTGCGCGAACAACATATAGAGAAGCCTACCCCGGTTCAAGCGGAGGCGATTCCGCTGATTCAGAGCGGACGCGATGTCCTCGTGGAATCTCCCACCGGGACGGGAAAAACGCTTGCCTACCTGCTCCCGCTGCTCGATCGAATCGATGCCGAGTCCAAAGAAATTCAGGTGCTGGTGCTGGCGCCGACACATGAGCTGGTGATGCAGATCACCACCGTCGCGGAGGGCTTGCTGGCGAAAAAGAATCTGACCGCACAAGCCATCATCGGCGGCGTGGATGTGAAACGGCAGCTCGAACGCTTGAAAAAACGTCCCTCGCTCATAGCGGCGACTCCGGGTCGCCTGGTGGAGCTCTTGGAGAGCCGCAAACTGAAGGTACACCAGGTAAAGGCGATCGTAGTGGATGAAGCCGACCGCTTGCTCGATGACGGTTTTCTCCGTCCTGTCCAGGAAGTGATGCGGAGAGTGATGCGCGATACCCAGCGGCTGTTCTTCTCGGCGACGCTGCCGCCGGATGTGATCCGGCTGGCGTCGTCGTTCGTCAGCGATCCGGCCGTAGTACAGGCGTCCGCGCCGGAGAATGGCCTGGGCGTCGCCCACATGTACCTGGTGTGCGAGCCGCGCAAGAAGGTGGATACGCTGCGCCGCCTGCTCCGCATGATCCATGTGCAAAGATCAATGGTCTTTGTCAACCAGATCGACAAAGTGGAGGAGATCGTATCCAAGCTGGAATACCATCACTTGCCCTGCCGACTGCTGCACCGGGACACCAGCAAGGAGGAGCGGGCACGCTCTTTGCAGTTGTTCCGCGAAGGGGCGGTCCAGGTGTTAATCACGACGGATGTAGCGGCCCGCGGCATCGATATCGCCGAGGTGGAATGCGTCGTACATTTTGACCCGGCGCCGGATGCCGATGCCTACGTGCATCGCAGCGGACGGACCGGCAGAATGGGGAGGGCCGGACTGGTCTTTTCCATCATCACCCCACAGGAGTTGTTCATCCTGCGCAAATTCTCCAAGCAGACGGGACTTGTCCTCACCGAAAAGGTAATGACCCACGGACAATTGCTGGACCCGGAGGCAGCCAGGCGAAAGCCGGCACCTGCCAAGCGGCCGGTACATAAGAAACGCCGTTTTGAATCAAAGTAGGGAGAGACCCATTATCTTTTCACAGGAGGTTCCCTATGCGCAAAGATCGATTGGATGAAGAAGCCTTGCTCGTAAATGGTCCTGTCGGCGGAGAGGTGCTCTCCAAAGAAGAGCGTCAGGTCCTGAAAGGCGAGACAGAAGAACGGAAACAGGCGATGGAGCAAGCGAAAAAGGAACCGATCCGCGAATGAGCAGAAAAAGAGCAGGCAGCCTGGCGATACCGCAGGGGCACTGCTCTTTTTCGCATGTTCGATGAGACGTTTCTTCTCTATTCTGATGTTTTGCCTGCAAATGAGACTGCCCCGTTTCTTCCGGCATTTGATATAATCAATTCTGTTACTTGTCAGACAGGAGCGGAAACTATGAATTTTATCGTGGATTGGTTGTCATTTTCCTTAATCGAACAACAGGAGGAAGAGAGCGGAAGCAAGCGGGTGCGGATGACGCGCCATCTGACTGGAGACGAGTTCCAGCGAAGCGAGTTGCGCTCCTTTTTGGACGGCGAACTGGCCCGGATCGCTAAGCGGAAGACCGAGCTGAATCCGAAAAGCGAAGCGAGTCCCACCAAGCTGGGGCAATTCGTGATCGAGCCCGGCCATCCCTTGGATGCGAATCCCAACTACGCCTTGCTCCAGCGGCTGCTGCGGGCGGAGACCGCCGGAGAAGGACAGGCGCCTGCGCAAGAGATCCTGCAATCATATGTGCGTACCTCGCAGGTGAGGGGCGGTGTGCTGATCGTGGCCAGGACCAGACTGGAATCGCTGAATGAACCGTACGTCTTTATCCTGAAGTGTGATTTTGAACAAAAAACGGCTGTGATCACGGATGAGCAGAGTCTGATCGCCAATGTGCAGATGGCGATCAATGCAAAAAACATGAAATCGCTGATGTATCCCCACATGATCGAAGAGGGGATGAATGATCCGTACCACGTGAAAATTCACCAATTTTCTCATGCGCGCTATTTTGAAGAGTTCCTGCGCTTCGTCGAATACCCGCAGACGATCACGCAGATCATCTCCGAGGAAGTGTTGAATCTGGCCCGGCAGCATATCGAGCACGTCTATCCCGAGCCGACGGAGGAACGGCTGCGGGCAGAGGAAGAGATCGAGCTGATCGCAGCCAGCCCCAAGCGGGAGCTGTCGGAGAGATGGGATCATGAAACGGTGATGGAAGCCGCCCAGATCATTACCGAGAAACAGCCGGAGATCGAACTGAAGTGCAAGCTGGATCACATGCAGGTCAAGGCGCTGCTCTCGGACTACGGGAAGAATTTTTATATCGCAAAGGTAAAGGGACGGTATGTTTTGCTTTTGGAGGGGGACTTTTTGCAGTTTGAAAAAGGCGTCTCTCCTGTCGAGTTCCTAAAGCCCCAAGATATCCATGATATTATCCGCGAGCTGGAAGCGAGAGAGCATGCACCTGCTTCGATTCAGCCTTCTGCGCAAGGAGATGCTCCGCCCTGGGAATAATCGGAGTATGGGGGAAAGGGTGATGAGTCAGAAATGAAGATCGACCGAAATACCATCATGCAGAGTGTGGTGGATGCCATAAGCAGCAGACTGCCTGACGGTTTGCGCTGTACAGCGGGAGAGGCGAGCCTGCAGATCATGCGCACAGCGCCAGAGGAAGGTCAACTGGTGGAAGTGCCGCTCGCTCCGCTCTATGCCCGCGCCGAGAAGTCTCCCGAAAAAGCGGCATCTCTGGTGGTGGCTTTTGCAGAACGGGTGCTTGCGATCGTTCGCGGCCAGCTGGCCGAGCGAAGCCTGCAGGGTGCACAGGAGCGGGTATACCCTGTACTGCGCCATGCATCCTTTGTGAAAAGGGATCCGGATCGCTGGGTGTTTCAGCCGCATACGGAAGAAACATCGATCCTGTATGCGATTGACGATCAGGAGGGGTATCACCTGATTGAAAAAGGGCTGCTCGCTCAGGCAGGATGGACAGGGGAGGAGCTGCATCAGCATGCGATGCGGAATCTGCAGCGACTCCCGGTGCCGCAAAAACGGCAACAAGTAGGGCCCAACCAAATTACCTTCATCGCTCCAGGAGATGGTTATGCGGCAAGCCGCATTCTGCTTGCGCCGCTATTGGAAGAGATGAGGCGGACAGCGCAGGGGGATGCGCTGGGGATCGCCATTCCACACGGGGATGTCTTGATCATCGCCGATCTGCACGGAAAGGCGGGTGCAGATCTTTTGGCCCGGCTCACGTACGATTTTGCCTCCAAAAGCTCGCGGCCTCTTTCTTTCCTGCCCTTTTTCTACGAGGGCGGGGAGCTGGTTCCCTTCCTGACCGTCTCCCATGACCGGAAGCCGGGGCGTGCACCGGCCGACAGCTAGACAGGACCGGGCCGCTCACACGTGCTGGGTACGGATGGGAAAGGCGAGGGCGGCCGCGCCGCCGAGGTGAAGCTAGGAGAGAAGGGGCTGAAAGATCGCTACGCCCCATTCCTGCTTTTGCAGAGAGCGGATATACGCCTCATCATCCAGGGTCGGCATGTCGGCCCGCTCTTCCAGCTCCGCCTGCCACTGCTCGTCCCGGTACCAGTCCGTGCCATCTGCGGGCGGATGCTCCTGATCGGGCCAGACAGCGGAGAGAGCGGGACTGTACAGCTTGGGCATCCCTGGCTTGAGGCCGTTTCTCTCGATCCTCGGCATGTAACGGGCAGTGTCCGCCTCACGGGGATGGCCCGGCGTAAACAGATGCGGCCAGTAGTCGGCCCGCGAGGCGGTATGGGGGATACGTCTCGCCCATTCATAGATTTTATGGAGACGGATGGGATTGTCGAAGAGCAGTTGGTACAGGTTTTTCCCGATGGCGATCCGCTGCGTGAGCGAGGGGAAGCGTTGGACGGTCATTCCGCAGACGCGTAGCTTGCGGTCTGTCGGATGCTCCTTGTAGGGAAAGATCACCTGATTTAAGGAGAAGAAAGATTGGGCAAAGAAAGCGAGACGATCAAAGATCTTTTCCTGGGCAAAGGGCTTGTCCACGACTCTTTGCTCGATGTACTGCTGCTCGTTGACGATCAGCGCGCGCGTCAGCCGCACGCTGTCACGCTCCAGGAGAAACGATTTCCAGATCGGCGCCAAAAAAGCCGAGACGCCTAAATGGGAGAGCAGCGGGGTCATATCCTGACCGGTCGTCTTCATCTGTTCATACAGGAGCAATTGGGCATAGGCGTCGTGGAAGATAAGCCAGTTGCATCTCTCGAGAAACCAGAAATAATCCTCAATCTGTTTTGGCTCCATCACGCGGGGAAGCCATTCGCCCTTCAGGTCGGTCATATTCCATCCGCCGTTGCGGGAGACGAGATGGGCCAGGAGTGCCCAGTGAACCTCGGGATGCTTTTGAAAAAAGGCCAGATAGGCACGGGTGCGTGTGAGGTTGTTGCGATTCGCCCGGTTGGTGAGACGGCGAATCTCCGCTACCAGTTCGCGATCTTTGGTGATGATCGGTTTCAACAGTGTCGAGCCTCCCTTATTCTTCGCGGTTTGCCTGACGGCAGGGCAAACTTATTATGTGCCCCGAAAAGGGAGTTCCATGCCCATTCCGGTTGCGGGGGAGGTTGCTGGGGTCTGACACGAAGAAAAGCAGGCCTCTTGTCGACCTGCTTTACCCGATCATTTCCAATACGAGAAGACGGACGAGCAGCTTCTCTTTCGCCTCTTCCCAGGTTTCTCCGTATTTCATGACACGCTCGGACAGATATTCCGTTTCCGCTATATACTTGCCATCCTGTTCGTAAATGTACATATGTGATCGTCCCTTCCGTAAAGCCTTTCAACCATTCTATGCTTACCCTGAAAGGTTGATGCATCCAAATGACGACCGAGACCGAAGAAAGGGGAGAAGAAAAGATGAAAATGACAGCTACCGAGGCGGCACTGATCCGTCTGGAACAAGAAGCAAGCGAGCATGCCCAAGCCCTGCGCATCAATGGCGAACTGGTAGGGGGTTGCGGCATGAATGTGGAATACGGACTGTTCTGGGATGATCCGGCCCCCGGCGATATGATCACGGAACTGGGAGGGATCGTCCTATTGCTGGACGCCGAGACGGCGGGTTATATCGGCAGTGATTCCTTGCTGATCGATTACCGGGATCAGCAGGGATATCGCTTGGTAAGCCCGGAGCAAATCATCGCTTACGGCCTGCGCACCAAAGAGAGATGGGCGTAACTACTTCGGTAGAAACTGAGAAAAGAGAGCCAGCATCCCGGCGGCAATCAAGGGGCCGACGGGCACGCCCCGGAAAAAGGTAACGCCGATAATCGTTCCGAGCAGGATTCCAGTAACCACGAGGGGGTTGGCAGACATAAAGCCAACTCCTTTGCCGCCCAGATAGGCGACGAAAATGCCGATCGCGACCGCGAGCACCGACTGCCATTGGGTGAAGATCGAAATAATCGTCTGCGGCGTAATTTTTCCGCTGGCCAGCGGGGCAAGCACGCCGATGGTCAGGACGATGATCCCGATCTGCAGCCCGTGCTGCTCCAGGTACGGAACCGCTCTATCGAGGTGGAGCAGCCGCAGCAGAAGCAGGATGGCCACAGCTATCGAGACAGCCGTGTTGTTTCCCAGAATTCCCAGTGCAAGCAGGCCTAACAGCATGAGGTTGGTCATATCCATGATATTCTCTACTCACTTTCTGGTTTCGATCCATAATTCCAGCATGCCAACCGGGTAACCGACCGCCTCAGCGGAATCGGGGAACCGTCCCCAGGCAAATACGCCGTTGAAATATTCAATCGTGAAGGGCTGATCGTGTTGGAAGACCCGATAGGTGCCGCCGATGCGGAACTCATCGGTACCCACGTAATACGATTTCGCCATAAAAAATTTCTGCTGATAGATCGCAAGCTGGGAGGAGTCACCCCGGTTTTTTTGTTCTTCGATCAGGATGCGCAAACGCTCCATCTCTTCCTGCAGCTCGGCTAAGGTCATTTGACTGTACAAACGCATGCGGACAACCTCCTTTCCATGCCATTCATTGTAGCAGGTATCCCGGTCATTGACCATGAACGGCAAGAGAGCTGGGCGCAAAAGATAAAAAAAAGGACATTCCACGAGGGAATGCCAAGGTTTGGGGGCAATTGAGAAAAATGTCGAGTAGCTGCCAAAAATTGCTTTGCTCTCACCCAAAGCAATGAATGGCGTCGCCAGTCATTTTCGCAGTAAGCATAACTAGATCTTGTCTTAACCTACTCATGCGTACTGCGACAATATTCCGAGGAATATCCGATACTTTTCTCATTGCGTTGAAAAGTGCTTACGTAATCACTGTAACAAAGAAAAGTTAACAGTAGATAAAATAAAAATAAAGTAATATTAAATTTTTCTTTACAAAAATGATGGACGGCTTAATGGGCAAATACGTGGTTCGCGATGCGAAGCGTCTGCTTCCGCGACCAGATCCAATCGGATGTAGCTGTTTTCGGATTGAAAAAGTACAGTGCTCCCCCTGAAGGATCCTTGCCGTTGATCGCATCCATCACCGCTTTTCGAGCGGTATCATTTGTCCGATGGGACAGTTGACCGTCCTGAACCGGTGAAAACGCATTTCGGGCAAAAATGACGCCCGGTACCGTATTCGGGAATTGTGGAGACTCCACACGATTTAAGACGACAGCGGCGATTGCCACTTGTCCCTCGTAGGGCTCGCCCCGACCTTCCGCGTAAACCAACCGGGATAACAATTCGATATCCCGTTTCGAAATCCTCGCTTTGCCGCTCCGAACGGCGGTGCGCTGTTCATTGCGGCTCACTTGCACAGCCGCTCTGTCCTTATGGATGGTTGATGCTTGGATGGCTGATGTTCGTTCTCGTCCGATCGAAGCTTGCAGTTTTGTCACGTCGGCCGCCTTCTTCGACTCGGATGTCGGGAGAAGGGGCCCCCACAGGATCATCGCCGGAGCGGAAGCCTTGGTAGGGGTGACCAGCAAGCAAAACAAAAGAAACAGCAGGCTGTTAGTAAAGAAGAAAAAGCGCATCTGCGCTTTCCGTGTCAGCACGAACAAATCACTCCTTTTCGCTTTTCCTGTTACGGCGCGGAAGCGAATCGGTCATGTGCCAGTTTACCTGCCAATTGGAAGGGGAGCAATA
This sequence is a window from Brevibacillus composti. Protein-coding genes within it:
- a CDS encoding aspartyl-phosphate phosphatase Spo0E family protein, which codes for MEITQKMIDDVRQQLEVAVRESGYNFLDPEIVKISQQLDKLIVAHMTQDSKRP
- a CDS encoding small acid-soluble spore protein P, with protein sequence MREDHMLDENPHETYNNTYEPIERTGEPMPGSKKVKQENHSRQIKTREG
- a CDS encoding HEPN domain-containing protein — protein: MPILIAPIFNTTTAKAINIELRKPFHLVSGVEKPYNVASRYLRNQMDESRHLFDRKVDKTSLFLVAEYPEMMISDEKDWIEEIENKLNLASTTSGICSIPYVITANPPVFGITYLKRSFDGPKYLFDDQEQAIFLALMEEGRSLPSLAVRRYSLSLEKKSLEDQLLDLWISLESLFAPDGKKGEITYKLRFRMAYYFGETQEKREQIAEFVRKSYNHRSEVVHSGKELGKGLANEVRLLRQMARAVILNTAMEKISLHELRKRLDEQVLAGTSYALRYKPAFFENVTFDS
- a CDS encoding ABC-F family ATP-binding cassette domain-containing protein yields the protein MSVLIVENLSHGFADRVLFRDVSFRLQPNDRVGLVGANGTGKSTMMGILTKQLIPDSGKIEWMPKIQYGYLDQHTKLQAGKTIRDVLKEAFLPLLEEEAEMLAIGEKMADATPEELEELLERMGEIQDRLENSGFYLIDAKVDEIANALGLSAIGLDRDVASLSGGQRTKVLLAKLLLEQPSVLLLDEPTNYLDEEHIVWLKGYLKEYPYAFILISHDTSFMNEVVNVIYHLEFTKLNRYTGNYESFLAQAEMKRSQHFDAYEKQQEEISKMEDFIARNKARASTSGRAKSRQKQLEKIERIDKPETAAKPTFIFKESRASSRFVFTAEDLAIGYTHPLLPKLTVSLERGEKVAVVGMNGVGKSTLLKTVLGLIPPLGGKLDRGDFLHPAYFEQEVKARPITALDEVWNEFPHMNNHEVRGALARCGLKNEHINRAMTALSGGEQAKVRLCKLLQRESNWLVFDEPTNHLDVVAKEELKRALREFKGTILLVCHEPEFYEDWVTQVWNVEEWSHNQAKTAIKL
- a CDS encoding phosphodiester glycosidase family protein — translated: MQTLSRTRTRRRQQRRNRLWRMLKRMLLAGTMTFVTCMLLGITFLFATEKGEELREWAAGTLLTTQHDYWAPYTFLPEEKLEELRQQIRNPVVINSADAIAAAEEKPKVTEEPLPQRELIEIEEIDEKRGNYYFKGKLMYISDPKRVQLLVTTRTDRGDLLDEFVKKHNALGIVNASGFHDPDGYGKGAKANGLVIKDGKILQSYNAKGSETALGITFDGKLITGNYTAQQLIEMGVKDAMSFRPQLIVDGKNLFADKPAKSWGIQPRTAIGQKEDGTIVFLVIDGRQPGHSIGASMNDVADILAERGVVTAMAMDGGSSSMMLHNNEAITKTSCPYYRGRFLPNAWAVL
- a CDS encoding DEAD/DEAH box helicase, translating into MSTTFADFSLSAPLLEALREQHIEKPTPVQAEAIPLIQSGRDVLVESPTGTGKTLAYLLPLLDRIDAESKEIQVLVLAPTHELVMQITTVAEGLLAKKNLTAQAIIGGVDVKRQLERLKKRPSLIAATPGRLVELLESRKLKVHQVKAIVVDEADRLLDDGFLRPVQEVMRRVMRDTQRLFFSATLPPDVIRLASSFVSDPAVVQASAPENGLGVAHMYLVCEPRKKVDTLRRLLRMIHVQRSMVFVNQIDKVEEIVSKLEYHHLPCRLLHRDTSKEERARSLQLFREGAVQVLITTDVAARGIDIAEVECVVHFDPAPDADAYVHRSGRTGRMGRAGLVFSIITPQELFILRKFSKQTGLVLTEKVMTHGQLLDPEAARRKPAPAKRPVHKKRRFESK
- a CDS encoding DUF3900 domain-containing protein yields the protein MNFIVDWLSFSLIEQQEEESGSKRVRMTRHLTGDEFQRSELRSFLDGELARIAKRKTELNPKSEASPTKLGQFVIEPGHPLDANPNYALLQRLLRAETAGEGQAPAQEILQSYVRTSQVRGGVLIVARTRLESLNEPYVFILKCDFEQKTAVITDEQSLIANVQMAINAKNMKSLMYPHMIEEGMNDPYHVKIHQFSHARYFEEFLRFVEYPQTITQIISEEVLNLARQHIEHVYPEPTEERLRAEEEIELIAASPKRELSERWDHETVMEAAQIITEKQPEIELKCKLDHMQVKALLSDYGKNFYIAKVKGRYVLLLEGDFLQFEKGVSPVEFLKPQDIHDIIRELEAREHAPASIQPSAQGDAPPWE